Proteins from a single region of Panulirus ornatus isolate Po-2019 chromosome 66, ASM3632096v1, whole genome shotgun sequence:
- the LOC139746924 gene encoding uncharacterized protein, translating into MKTWVAAAAAALAAFCLVVATAEPLAEANPEADPAPGYGGYGGYSGYGGYGGYGGYGGYGRRKRSAEADPSPGYGGYSYGGYGGGYGGYGGYGRHYG; encoded by the exons ATGAAGACTTGG gtggctgctgctgctgctgctttggcGGCCTTCTGCCTGGTGGTCGCCACGGCTGAACCTCTCGCTGAAGCTAACCCTGAAGCCGACCCTGCTCCAGGCTACGGTGGTTATGGTGGCTACAGTGGCTATGGTGGTTATGGTGGCTACGGTGGTTATGGTGGTTACGGCCGCCGCAAGAGGAGTGCAGAAGCAGACCCCAGTCCTGGCTATGGTGGCTACAGTtatggtggctatggtggtggttatggtggctaTGGTGGTTATGGAAGGCATTATGGCTAA